In Eleutherodactylus coqui strain aEleCoq1 chromosome 11, aEleCoq1.hap1, whole genome shotgun sequence, a single window of DNA contains:
- the PABPN1L gene encoding embryonic polyadenylate-binding protein 2 has product MSGKDSELDPQRGEGDHQEDFDDPELKAIKMRVREMEEETERLKGLTGDETSDENPIAGLPRLSAEEKKEADKRSVYVGNVDYGGTAQDLESHFSSCGSINRITILCDKFSGHPKGYAYIEFAEKNSVEAAIAMDESVFRGRIIKVLPKRTNMPGISTTDRGGFRGRHRGHRGSFQRGQRPRSRPYRGRGRTGRWNNPH; this is encoded by the exons aTGTCTGGGAAGGATTCAGAGTTGGACCCGCAGCGTGGTGAAGGGGACCACCAAGAAGACTTCGATGACCCT GAATTGAAAGCCATAAAGATGCGGGTACGAGAGATGGAAGAGGAGACGGAGCGCCTGAAGGGACTGACCGGGGACGAGACGTCGGATGAGAATCCCATAGCTG gtcttcctcgtCTGAGCgcagaagagaagaaagaagccGACAAACGTTCTGTATATGTAGGAAAT GTGGATTACGGAGGAACGGCCCAAGACTTAGAATCTCACTTCAGCAGTTGTGGCTCCATCAACCGCATAACCATTCTATGTGACAAATTTTCTGGCCATCCCAAAGG ATATGCATATATAGAATTTGCTGAAAAAAACTCGGTAGAAGCGGCCATAGCAATGGATGAAAGTGTGTTTCGAGGACGAATTATCAAG GTTCTACCAAAGAGGACAAACATGCCTGGAATTAGCACTACAGATAGAGGAGGCTTCCGCGGAAGACATCGAGGACATAGGGGAAGCTTTCAGAGAGGTCAGAGGCCTCGGAGTCGTCCATATAG AGGTCGTGGAAGAACAGGCCGGTGGAATAATCCACACTGA